A genomic window from Thalassoroseus pseudoceratinae includes:
- a CDS encoding ATP-binding protein, which translates to MVTQPWDAPWAGTLVDELSEYVALLSPDGAILEANQSLLRNCRLDRSKIQGRLFWELRWWQVCRDTHKKLRRAIREASGGRQVRYEADVCNPAKEKSQLTLDLSIRPLRDSDGQIVRLLLEARDITERKQAEREVERKTEERRVLYEQLKEFDQLKTQFFANVSHELRTPLTLILGPVRNWLSNKSLSQKQRRELQIVERNAGLLLKRVNNLLDLSKLEAEAMVLSYQECDFACVARFVASHFEGLAEERDIDFVIETPDQLPGQVDPEKIQRVLLNLLSNAFKFTPDGGTIVFSLHQTPEGAVFSVQDSGIGISPQQRTRIFERFRQVDCGVNRNVGGTGLGLSIVKEFITLHRGKVRVDEAPGGGAVFFVEVPLRAPRDVKVTPANRHSVTATDLGKTTIEELRTYRRPRSRRLPVCQADAPLILVIEDNPDMNSFLAETISEEYRVATAFDGHEGLQKALQLRPDLILTDMMMPRMSGEEFVREVRCRPEMEGVPIVLLTARADNNLHVKLLNEGVMSYLNKPFSAEELRAKVRRLITEHRRSQASLRKAYSLLHAVTEGIGDAVFVKDTKGRYLMINSAGARNMNRQKDKILGQTDDKFFTPEVVRTIREIDQAVIATGEPHSWEQERIIDGKKQLFHITKLPHRDESGKISGVMGIARDITAPKKAESELREAKELAEAANKAKDRFLAILSHELRTPLTPVLATVNYMATRDNLPAEFREEMTMIRRNVEMEARLIDDLLDLTRINRGKIELHFEAVDAHATLRRALEICQADIDTRQLEVTQAMRAGNCFIWADPARVQQVFWNLINNAVKFTPHGGRISLRTRMESSDDEENTDRLVVEIADSGVGIAPDVLPRIFSAFEQGERTVTRQFGGLGLGLAISRALVKMHKNASLTAVSEGVDKGATFIVSFPVIGADRVRESQKPRSPRRKERSKLQVLLVEDHEDTLRMMSKLLKMFGYDVKAASSVEEVRVISDTARFDLVISDIGLPDGSGLDVIRHLRAQSANRGIRGIALSGFGMEDDIRNSRKAGFERHLTKPVSLDGLEETIQEVMSLEASGCSSDSV; encoded by the coding sequence ATGGTCACCCAACCATGGGACGCTCCTTGGGCTGGAACACTGGTTGATGAACTCTCTGAGTACGTGGCGTTGCTCAGTCCCGACGGTGCCATCTTGGAGGCTAATCAATCGCTCCTGCGGAATTGCCGGTTGGACCGCAGCAAAATCCAAGGCCGACTGTTTTGGGAACTTCGCTGGTGGCAAGTCTGCCGCGATACCCACAAAAAACTTCGTCGTGCGATTCGTGAAGCCTCGGGCGGCCGACAAGTCCGATATGAGGCGGATGTCTGCAATCCTGCGAAGGAGAAGAGTCAACTCACGTTGGATCTGTCCATCCGACCGCTCCGTGACAGCGATGGCCAAATCGTTCGCTTGTTGTTGGAAGCACGCGACATCACCGAGCGGAAACAAGCGGAACGCGAAGTCGAGCGGAAGACAGAAGAACGCCGCGTCCTCTACGAACAGCTGAAAGAATTCGACCAACTCAAGACGCAGTTCTTCGCCAATGTTAGCCACGAGCTACGAACCCCATTGACGTTAATCCTTGGGCCGGTTCGCAATTGGTTGTCGAACAAATCGCTCTCTCAGAAGCAACGCCGCGAATTGCAAATCGTCGAACGCAATGCTGGATTGCTGCTGAAACGGGTCAATAATTTGTTGGACCTGTCGAAGCTTGAAGCCGAAGCAATGGTCCTGAGTTACCAGGAGTGTGATTTCGCCTGTGTGGCTCGATTTGTGGCGTCTCATTTCGAGGGATTGGCCGAGGAACGCGACATCGATTTTGTGATCGAGACACCGGATCAACTGCCGGGCCAAGTCGATCCTGAGAAAATTCAACGCGTGTTGCTGAACCTGCTTTCCAACGCGTTCAAGTTTACTCCCGACGGCGGAACCATCGTGTTTTCGCTGCATCAGACACCGGAAGGCGCGGTGTTTTCCGTTCAAGATTCCGGAATCGGAATTTCACCCCAGCAGCGGACACGGATTTTCGAGCGATTTCGACAGGTCGATTGTGGCGTGAACCGGAACGTCGGCGGCACCGGATTGGGGCTGTCGATCGTGAAAGAATTTATCACCCTGCATCGCGGAAAAGTGCGGGTTGATGAGGCACCTGGCGGCGGAGCGGTTTTCTTCGTCGAAGTCCCATTGCGGGCCCCACGTGATGTCAAAGTGACACCGGCCAACCGTCATTCGGTGACAGCGACGGACCTCGGGAAAACAACGATTGAGGAACTACGGACGTATCGGCGACCCCGTTCGCGACGGTTGCCGGTCTGTCAGGCAGATGCCCCGTTGATTCTGGTGATCGAAGATAACCCGGATATGAACAGCTTCCTCGCGGAGACAATTTCCGAGGAGTACCGGGTTGCGACGGCATTTGATGGTCACGAGGGATTGCAAAAGGCGTTGCAGCTTCGGCCGGATTTAATCCTGACTGACATGATGATGCCCCGCATGAGTGGCGAGGAGTTTGTCCGAGAGGTCCGCTGTCGACCAGAAATGGAAGGCGTGCCGATCGTGTTGCTTACCGCACGCGCGGACAACAATCTGCACGTCAAACTGCTCAATGAAGGCGTGATGAGCTATCTCAACAAACCGTTCTCGGCGGAGGAACTGCGGGCGAAAGTTCGTCGGCTGATCACGGAACATCGACGCAGTCAGGCGTCGTTGCGAAAAGCGTACTCTCTGCTTCACGCGGTGACGGAAGGCATCGGCGATGCGGTGTTCGTCAAGGACACTAAAGGGCGGTATTTGATGATCAATTCCGCCGGCGCTCGCAACATGAACCGCCAGAAGGACAAGATCCTCGGGCAAACCGATGACAAGTTCTTCACGCCGGAAGTGGTTCGTACGATTCGGGAAATCGACCAGGCGGTCATCGCGACGGGAGAACCGCATAGTTGGGAACAAGAACGAATTATTGATGGCAAGAAGCAACTTTTTCACATCACGAAACTTCCCCATCGCGATGAGAGTGGAAAGATCAGCGGTGTCATGGGGATCGCCCGTGACATCACGGCTCCGAAAAAGGCCGAAAGTGAACTCCGCGAGGCGAAAGAGTTAGCCGAGGCTGCCAACAAAGCGAAAGATCGGTTCCTGGCCATTCTCAGCCACGAACTTCGCACCCCTCTCACGCCGGTCTTGGCCACAGTCAATTACATGGCCACTCGGGACAACCTCCCCGCCGAGTTCCGCGAAGAGATGACGATGATTCGTCGCAACGTCGAGATGGAAGCGCGGCTGATTGACGATTTGCTCGATCTGACGCGGATCAATCGTGGAAAAATCGAACTTCACTTTGAAGCCGTCGACGCACACGCAACGTTACGTCGAGCGTTGGAAATCTGTCAGGCCGACATCGACACGCGGCAATTGGAAGTCACGCAGGCCATGCGGGCGGGGAATTGCTTTATCTGGGCGGACCCCGCGCGAGTTCAGCAAGTCTTCTGGAATCTGATCAACAATGCCGTCAAATTCACGCCGCACGGTGGGCGTATTTCGCTGCGAACACGAATGGAAAGCAGCGATGACGAAGAAAACACCGATCGTCTCGTCGTGGAAATCGCGGACAGCGGCGTGGGTATTGCCCCGGATGTGCTGCCACGAATCTTCAGTGCATTTGAACAGGGCGAGCGGACGGTCACGCGGCAGTTTGGTGGACTCGGTCTGGGGCTGGCAATTTCCCGGGCACTCGTGAAGATGCACAAGAACGCTTCGTTGACGGCTGTCAGCGAGGGCGTGGATAAAGGAGCAACGTTTATCGTTAGCTTCCCAGTGATTGGTGCTGACCGTGTCCGCGAATCGCAAAAACCCCGTTCGCCCCGAAGAAAAGAACGGTCCAAACTTCAAGTGCTGTTGGTGGAGGATCACGAGGACACCCTGCGGATGATGTCCAAGTTGCTCAAAATGTTTGGCTACGACGTCAAAGCGGCGTCGAGTGTCGAAGAGGTACGCGTCATTTCGGATACCGCACGATTTGACCTGGTGATCAGCGATATCGGTTTGCCGGATGGAAGCGGCTTGGATGTCATTCGACATCTACGGGCTCAGTCCGCCAACCGAGGCATTCGCGGAATCGCGTTGAGCGGCTTCGGCATGGAAGACGACATCCGCAACAGTCGCAAAGCGGGTTTCGAACGGCATCTGACGAAGCCAGTCAGTCTCGATGGGCTCGAAGAAACCATTCAAGAAGTGATGAGCCTGGAGGCGAGTGGTTGTTCCTCCGATTCGGTTTGA
- the sixA gene encoding phosphohistidine phosphatase SixA, producing MAKGRTVMRLMLMRHGEAAYSAPTDAQRPLTMAGALRSLRTGQWMAQTGIGPGLVLHSPLLRARQTAEQLVEGLATSLTADAEREWLGPGLSEDALLQTAREQASTASVAESSLLVVGHQPQISVVAGRLVNGGSILFEPGTVACIQFSGKIAAERGRLEWVLSPYFFSDANNVE from the coding sequence ATGGCGAAGGGACGCACTGTGATGCGGTTGATGCTGATGCGGCACGGGGAAGCAGCGTATTCGGCACCAACCGATGCCCAACGTCCCCTCACGATGGCGGGAGCGTTACGTTCCTTGCGGACCGGCCAATGGATGGCACAAACAGGGATTGGTCCCGGTTTGGTCCTTCATAGCCCCCTACTCCGTGCACGGCAGACGGCCGAGCAACTTGTCGAAGGCTTGGCGACATCTCTCACAGCGGATGCTGAAAGAGAGTGGTTAGGGCCAGGTCTCTCCGAAGATGCGTTGCTGCAAACTGCTCGGGAGCAAGCGAGTACCGCGTCCGTTGCTGAATCATCTTTGCTCGTCGTCGGACATCAGCCACAGATTAGCGTGGTGGCCGGACGGTTGGTGAATGGTGGTTCCATCCTGTTCGAACCCGGTACGGTTGCGTGTATCCAGTTTTCGGGCAAAATTGCCGCAGAACGGGGACGGCTCGAATGGGTGCTGAGTCCGTATTTCTTCTCCGATGCGAATAACGTGGAATAA
- the tsaB gene encoding tRNA (adenosine(37)-N6)-threonylcarbamoyltransferase complex dimerization subunit type 1 TsaB, which translates to MWTLGIETSGRAGSVALLRESELVGERILDRTGRRHAQTLLAEIDGLLRDNELAATDIHTIAVSAGPGSFTGLRVGIVCAKTFAFATGCHLSAVNTFQAVAENSPEDVAELFVIADAQRQDVFVGHFRRTEGSFVSQGDIEIQPAAEWCADRNQSDVLSGPGVRKWSEQLDPICQVLPESHFDPQARVVAALGAKRTAAGEFDDPWSLEPLYLRRSSAEDRWLARSKT; encoded by the coding sequence ATGTGGACATTGGGAATTGAAACCTCTGGGCGTGCAGGCAGTGTGGCTCTGCTGCGTGAGAGTGAGTTGGTCGGCGAGCGGATCTTGGATCGGACCGGGCGGCGTCATGCACAGACTCTCCTGGCGGAAATCGACGGGCTTCTCCGCGACAATGAATTAGCCGCGACCGATATTCACACCATCGCCGTGAGTGCCGGCCCTGGTAGTTTCACCGGGTTGCGGGTGGGAATCGTCTGTGCCAAAACATTCGCGTTCGCAACCGGATGCCACTTATCCGCTGTGAACACCTTCCAAGCAGTGGCCGAGAACAGCCCTGAGGATGTGGCCGAGTTGTTCGTCATCGCAGATGCACAACGCCAAGATGTATTCGTCGGACATTTTCGCCGAACTGAGGGCTCATTTGTGTCGCAAGGGGACATCGAAATACAGCCCGCAGCCGAGTGGTGTGCTGATCGAAATCAATCGGATGTCCTGAGTGGACCGGGCGTCCGGAAGTGGTCCGAACAGTTGGATCCCATCTGCCAAGTGCTGCCGGAGTCGCATTTCGATCCGCAAGCTCGCGTGGTCGCTGCTCTCGGTGCCAAACGAACGGCAGCGGGAGAATTTGACGATCCCTGGTCACTTGAACCGCTCTATCTCCGACGCAGTTCTGCGGAAGATCGCTGGCTGGCTCGCTCGAAAACATAA